The Antennarius striatus isolate MH-2024 chromosome 23, ASM4005453v1, whole genome shotgun sequence genome has a segment encoding these proteins:
- the kdm6ba gene encoding lysine-specific demethylase 6B isoform X3: MHHAVEQFGGRVTRDSSPLDGLNRGPWAPVGARTWQPPARCSPGMNQHQLLSHLPPGPMGGPNHPNKFFSNGPIRGGEKLDLPQPMLPGLQREQQRLPPHLHPPPPHRAWEQLGQLYDSHLPHPPQGHPVLPLSNEHSLRLHNGGYASGGGPPPSPHHPPNRPNQLLKFGGHQEQHVPRGPPLLGDEMWAQVHQQRGYPGKMLGQLKRPGPPLGEHSVIQHTPPLLSVHPSSRPVVEDCPSPSKRQKSSDQGPFPGQQRFPSQPHSSVHPLPPKPVFWNPLHKNSSPWQPQTSDRKNPLSQEFQETNKQGMGSYTQKSPPAPSTPSNFSPIPNSSTGSYNQGCSPQLQSQAVKQQSHHSSYLSPGSKLGLAPPCPAIEPHGPHISRGPLIGGQVGSQATSQTASTPTRGDREQHLHAKLSPANPPATSNNNNGSSSSTTSISSSSSVPYSHFQPHPGMGHQRPPPPASSTSVPQHQRSGPHEAWRYQSKASGHSLESGTHRPPGLLPQQQQSHNQVVDKRVPGPSQHQHHVSRGLPPTSSTPTSVITANLPITQASCSVGGYGSSPGRVMAAGQSSLTTSPPSGCAVSKGSGVNSWQRGRVPVPQTSISGVASPAPQLDALLQPRCQGGQVATANQSQNQGLPRLQHSRSQATKKKMSYYAQADVVPPPESSSQSLFSGHQRAGDSVITSRVSNPPSSSAPYCPAPRSNFNSAAQHPNQALSSRLGPRLESVSKQPYSQPQVRHPTPSSAPASIGEALDKLDAELQGHMQAEERKRRDREEREKKMREEERLKREWEIRKKKDEEKKKRELQKEEEERKKRELDRQEEDRRRRDWERQAKERRRKEEEEKRMEAERLEEERRKREWERQEEERKRRELERKEQERKRREWERQEEERKKREAERRERKRREQERQEEEKRRELAGKEEERKRMARIREEEACGAKCKEQTAMENLERLLSGSSSPPPPPPRLSAVPATTSGPSPPSSQASPPYPWLSRGGTHLCPQGQTPTTTTTTTTPAERLRPPPLTPQTEYAREKQRQREMWSNNGGVNFSPSSTHNTSGMNQSVYNKPPPAMQAAPNQSKDSTKEVESSQNSLPTMVLREPPKLYQAFPRENLPPPPLSSTTTRGILNKPLTGSGLENASRCVSDSDSAQFEEEPAEMSTLLPDGLANIMAMLDESIEKEEEMLNCEKSDSPGLRENFSTGIQPIKNYLSAPDLIPATKHQPNQEDFGSNPHASPPVLSRQGSLASPCSRTSSLNEDEEDDLKPSFNSKQSLDMRMGVCNTNYRHSDLAKLYGLPEQTRSEADEDDEDEDSETPSCSPPPQRPHLHQTGVNSMFKSLATVLESQKYAYRGGPFGRPPPSALGGVKYSSSLSLGPDICRQQQGGSPTSDSTNPPFSPALPPLKCSPLLEDKKLKLEDADVWRDDEETVERKTSMKSENISSINRAKVIKEEQLLTTISESSLAELGKSCEIMLSRQSLSNKSSRDKPDGHGNVQDRHKSEKIKEHKERDRNRDKEKERKRKHSSSRKHEERKEKKKHRDKREATAFSSSSPSTHSSSSHKRHKDVKSHKEKKDRRILGDLNLQSKQSHYDADKKKRKSASGSSSTSEGDHPESSSKHNQDSESGPSLGSDFMKLKALSDGPPKELKIRLIKVESGDRETFIASEVEEKRIPLEEISIKNTASEILRSCKGARVKGKFRESYLLPAFSVKPIMTSGEPIPREKLNPPTPSIYLESKRDAFSPVLLQFCTDPKNPVTVIRGLAGSLRLNLGLFSTKSLVEANAEQAVEVRTQVQQPADENWDASGTGQTWPCESSRSHTTIAKYAQYQASSFQESLQDEKGSDEEEDEDEKEKPSNSTDTLSKDASKENSSLEQKPVGKIIKFGTNIDLSDPKRWKAQLQELQKLPAFMRVASSGNMLSHVGHTILGMNTVQLYMKVPGSRTPGHQENNNFCSVNINIGPGDCEWFSVHENYWHAISDFCEKHGVDYLTGSWWPVLEDLYNANIPVYRFIQRPGDLVWINAGTVHWVQAVGWCNNIAWNVGPLSAYQYQLALERFEWNEVKKVKSIVPMIHVSWNVARTVKITDPDTYKMIKHCLLQSIKHIQILRDQLVAEGKKISYQSRVKDEPAYYCNECDVEVFNLLFVTSESSSRKTYVVHCEDCARQRSPNLTNVVVLEQYRTEELMNAYDSFSLASSR, translated from the exons ATGCATCACGCAGTAGAGCAGTTTGGCGGGCGTGTCACACGGGATTCCTCCCCTCTGGACGGACTCAACCGGGGGCCATGGGCTCCTGTGGGGGCCCGCACCTGGCAGCCACCTGCCAG GTGTTCGCCTGGAATGAACCAACACCAACTTCTGTCCCATCTACCTCCTGGTCCTATGGGTGGGCCAAACCATCCCAATAAATTCTTCAGTAATGG ACCCATTCGAGGTGGTGAGAAGCTTGACCTCCCACAGCCAATGTTACCAGGTCTGCAGAGGGAGCAGCAGAGACTGCCCCCCCATCTccatcctccacctccacacAGAGCATGGGAGCAACTCGGTCAGCTGTATGACTCCCAcctccctcatcctcctcaaGGACATCCTGTTTTACCCTTATCCAATGAACACTCACTTCGCCTACATAATGGAGGATATGCAAGCGGTGGGGGACCTCCCCCAAGCCCGCatcacccccccaacagaccAAACCAACTGCTGAAG TTTGGGGGTCATCAGGAGCAGCATGTTCCCCGGGGTCCGCCATTGCTCGGAGATGAGATGTGGGCTCAGGTGCACCAG CAGAGGGGCTACCCAGGGAAAATGCTAGGTCAACTGAAAAGGCCTGGCCCTCCATTGGGGGAGCACTCTGTGATCCAGCACACCCCTCCTTTGCTATCAGTGCACCCATCTTCTCGCCCCGTCGTTGAGGACTGTCCCAGCCCCAGCAAGAGGCAAAAGAGTTCAGATCAG GGGCCCTTCCCTGGGCAGCAGCGTTTCCCTTCTCAGCCCCATTCGTCTGTCCACCCACTTCCTCCAAAACCAGTCTTCTGGAACCCCCTTCACAAGAACAGCAGTCCCTGGCAGCCCCAAACATCTGACCGCAAAAATCCACTGTCACAGGAATTCCAG GAAACCAACAAACAAGGAATGGGCAGCTACACCCAAAAGTCCCCTCCTGCCCCCTCCACCCCATCAAACTTCTCCCCAATACCAAACTCCTCTACGGGCAGCTACAACCAGGGATGTTCCCCCCAGCTTCAATCTCAGGCTGTGAAGCAGCAGTCGCATCATTCCTCCTACCTTAGCCCCGGCTCCAAACTAGGGTTAGCCCCACCCTGCCCAGCCATAGAGCCCCACGGTCCTCACATTTCTAGAGGCCCTCTAATTGGGGGCCAAGTTGGTAGCCAAGCTACCTCTCAGACTGCATCTACCCCAACTAGGGGAGACAGAGAACAGCACCTGCATGCCAAGTTGTCACCAGCAAACCCTCCTGCaaccagcaacaacaacaacggcagcagtagtagtactactagtattagtagtagtagtagtgtgcCTTACAGCCACTTCCAGCCTCATCCAGGGATGGGGCACCAACGGCCCCCTCCTCCTGCCAGCAGCACCTCAGTACCTCAGCATCAGCGAAGTGGGCCCCACGAGGCCTGGAGATACCAGAGCAAGGCGAGCGGTCACTCCCTA GAGTCGGGCACCCACAGGCCTCCAGGATTGCTACCTCAGCAACAGCAGAGCCACAATCAGGTCGTGGATAAACGCGTTCCAGGCCCCtctcagcatcagcatcacgtCAGCCGCGGTCTGCCCCCAACCAGTTCCACGCCAACATCTGTCATCACTGCTAATCTTCCCATAACACAAGCGTCCTGCTCCGTTGGCGGCTACGGCAGCAGCCCAGGAAGAGTAATGGCGGCTGGTCAATCCTCATTAACCACATCGCCCCCTAGTGGTTGCGCAGTGAGTAAAGGCAGCGGTGTCAACAGTtggcagagaggaagagtgCCGGTACCTCAAACCTCCATCAGTGGCGTCGctagccccgcccctcagcTGGATGCTTTGCTGCAGCCAAGATGTCAGGGGGGCCAAGTGGCAACAGCTAACCAATCTCAAAATCAGGGGCTGCCCAGACTGCAACACTCCAGGTCCCAGGCCACGAAGAAAAAGATGTCATACTACGCTCAGGCTGACGTGGTGCCACCCCCTGAATCTTCATCACAATCTTTGTTCTCAGGGCACCAAAGGGCGGGGGACAGCGTGATCACAAGCAGAGTTTCAAATCCTCCGAGCTCTTCTGCTCCATACTGTCCAGCGCCTCGCTCCAATTTCAACTCTGCCGCTCAGCACCCAAATCAAGCCTTGTCCTCCAGATTGGGTCCCCGGCTGGAATCTGTTTCGAAGCAGCCGTATTCCCAGCCTCAGGTCCGACATCCAACTCCGAGCTCGGCCCCGGCGTCCATCGGGGAGGCTCTGGACAAGCTCGATGCAGAGCTACAGGGTCACATGCAGgctgaagaaaggaaaaggagagacagagaagagcgagagaagaaaatgagagaagaggagcgacTGAAGAGAGAATGGGAgataagaaaaaagaaggatgaggagaagaaaaagagagagctgcaaaaggaggaggaggagaggaaaaaacgAGAACTGGATAGGCAGGAAGAGGATAGGAGAAGGCGAGATTGGGAGAGACAggcaaaggagaggaggaggaaggaagaagaggaaaagaggatGGAAGCGgagaggctggaggaggagaggagaaagagagagtgggagaggcaggaagaggagagaaaaaggagagaacTGGAGAGGAAGGAGCAAGAACGAAAGAGGAGAGAATGGGAGAGgcaagaggaagaaaggaagaagcGGGAGGCAGAGAGacgggagaggaagaggagagagcaggagaggcaggaggaggaaaaacgAAGAGAGTTGGCggggaaagaagaggagagaaagaggatgGCGCGAAtcagggaggaggaggcatGCGGTGCAAAATGCAAGGAGCAGACTGCAATGGAGAATCTGGAGAGGCTGCTCTCTGGCAGCTCTTCacctccccccccacctcctcgcTTGTCTGCTGTTCCTGCAACCACTTCAGGTCCGTCACCCCCCAGCTCTCAGGCGTCACCCCCCTACCCTTGGCTGAGCCGTGGTGGTACGCACCTTTGTCCACAGGGCCAgacacccaccaccaccaccaccaccaccactccagCAGAAAGGCTGCGGCCCCCTCCCCTCACACCTCAGACTGAGTACGCCAGAGAGAAACAGAGGCAGAGGGAAATGTGGAGCAACAATGGCGGCGTGAACTTCAGCCCCTCATCAACACACAATACCTCAGGGATGAATCAGTCTGTGTACAACAAGCCCCCCCCTGCAATGCAAGCTGCACCCAACCAATCCAAAGATTCAACGAAGGAGGTAGAGAGCAGCCAAAACTCCCTCCCTACCATGGTGCTCAGGGAGCCCCCAAAACTGTATCAGGCTTTCCCCAGAGAAAACCTTCCGCCGCCGCCTCTGTCGTCCACGACCACCAGAGGAATCCTCAACAAGCCGTTGACGGGCAGCGGTTTGGAAAACGCCAGCAGATGCGTCTCCGACTCTGACAGCGCTCAGTTTGAGGAGGAGCCCGCTGAGATGTCCACACTGCTCCCCGACGGTCTGGCTAACATCATGGCCATGCTGGACGAATCCATcgaaaaggaagaggagatgtTAAACTGTGAAAAGTCCGACTCCCCCGGTCTCCGAGAAAACTTTTCCACCGGGATCCAGCCTATCAAGAACTACTTGTCTGCCCCAGATCTCATCCCAGCAACAAAGCATCAGCCCAACCAGGAAGACTTTGGATCCAATCCCCACGCTAGCCCCCCAGTGCTCAGTCGCCAAGGCTCCCTTGCTTCCCCTTGCAGCCGAACATCGTCGCTCAACGAGGACGAAGAGGACGACCTTAAGCCTTCTTTTAACTCTAAACAGTCACTGGACATGAGGATGGGGGTGTGCAACACCAACTATCGCCACAGCGACCTGGCTAAACTTTATGGCCTCCCCGAGCAGACTAGAAGTGAagctgatgaggatgatgaggacgaAGATTCAGAGACTCCGTCTTGTTCTCCACCACCCCAAAGACCCCACCTCCACCAGACGGGGGTAAACAGTATGTTCAAGTCTCTAGCAACAGTCCTAGAGAGCCAGAAGTATGCTTACCGTGGTGGGCCTTTTGGGAGACCCCCTCCGTCAGCACTGGGCGGTGTGAAATACTCCTCTTCGCTATCACTGGGCCCTGACATCTGCCGCCAGCAGCAAGGTGGCTCTCCCACGTCAGACTCCACAAATCCACCATTCAGCCCAGCTCTGCCTCCTTTAAAGTGCTCGCCGCTGCTCGAGGACAAAAAGCTGAAGTTAGAGGACGCTGATGTTTGGAGAGATGATGAGGAGACAGTGGAAAGGAAGACATCGATGAAAAGTGAGAATATTTCGAGCATAAATCGGGCTAAGGTTATCAAGGAAGAGCAACTACTGACGACCATCTCAGAGTCGTCTCTGGCAGAGTTGGGCAAGAGTTGTGAGATCATGCTTAGTCGGCAGTCACTCTCCAACAAGAGCTCTCGAGACAAACCTGATGGCCATGGAAACGTGCAAGACAGACACAAATCtgagaaaataaaggaacataaagaaagagacagaaacagagataaggaaaaggagaggaagaggaagcacagcagcagcaggaagcacgaggaaaggaaagaaaagaaaaagcatagGGATAAGAGAGAGGCAACAGCcttctcctcatcatcaccttccACCCATTCCAGCTCCAGCCACAAGCGACACAAGGATGTCAAGAGCCATAAAGAGAAGAAGGATCGCAGAATTCTTGGTGACCTCAACCTGCAGAGCAAACAGAGTCATTACGACGCAGACAAGAAGAAACGTAAGTCGGCATCCGGCTCCAGCTCCACCAGCGAAGGGGATCACCCAGAATCCTCTTCTAAACACAATCAGGACTCTGAATCTGGTCCATCGTTAGGTTCAGACTTCATGAAATTGAAGGCCCTGTCAGATGGGCCGCCAAAGGAGCTGAAGATTCGCCTGATCAAGGTTGAGAGTGGGGACAGGGAGACATTCATTGCCTCTGaagtggaggagaagaggatCCCACTGGAGGAAATCAGCATCAAGAACACTGCAAGTGAAATCCTCCGGTCCTGCAA GGGGGCCAGAGTCAAAGGGAAGTTCAGAGAGTCTTATTTGCTCCCAGCCTTTTCTGTCAAGCCCATCATGACCTCAGGGGAACCCATTCCCAGGGAGAAACTCAATCCTCCTACACCCAGCATTTAT TTGGAGAGTAAGAGGGACGCCTTCTCCCCGGTGCTGCTCCAGTTCTGCACAGACCCAAAGAATCCTGTTACTGTCATCAGAGGCCTGGCTGGATCACTGCGCCTGA ATCTGGGGCTGTTTTCCACCAAGTCTCTGGTGGAGGCCAACGCGGAGCAGGCGGTGGAGGTCAGGACTCAGGTGCAACAGCCTGCCGATGAGAACTGGGACGCCAGCGGGACGGGACAGACGTGGCCCTGTGAGAGCAGCCGCTCCCACACCACCATCGCCAAGTACGCCCAGTACCAGGCCTCCAGCTTCCAGGAGAGTCTGCAG GATGAGAAAggcagtgatgaggaggaggatgaagatgaaaaggAGAAGCCATCCAACAGTACTGATACTCTCAGCAAAGACGCGTCTAAAGAAAATAGCAG tctGGAGCAAAAACCAGTGGGGAAGATCATTAAATTTGGTACCAATATAGACCTCTCAGATCCCAAAAG GTGGAAGGCTCAGCTCCAGGAGCTGCAGAAGCTGCCTGCATTCATGCGCGTCGCGTCCAGCGGAAACATGCTGAGTCATGTCGGACACACCATCCTCGGCATGAACACCGTTCAGCTGTACATGAAGGTTCCAGGGAGCCGGACACCAG GTCACCAGGAGAATAATAACTTCTGCTCTGTTAACATCAACATTGGCCCCGGAGACTGTGAATGGTTCTCCGTCCACGAGAACTACTGGCATGCCATTAGCGACTTTTGTGAAAA GCATGGAGTGGACTACTTGACGGGGTCCTGGTGGCCAGTGTTGGAGGACCTCTACAATGCCAACATACCCGTGTACCGATTCATCCAGCGGCCTGGGGACCTGGTGTGGATCAACGCCGGGACCGTCCACTGGGTTCAGGCTGTCGGCTGGTGCAACAACATCGCCTGGAACGTCGGACCCCTCAGTG CTTACCAGTACCAGCTGGCCCTGGAGAGGTTTGAGTGGAACGAAGTCAAGAAGGTCAAATCTATCGTCCCGATGATTCACGTGTCCTGGAACGTGGCCCGCACAGTCAAGATCACCGATCCAGACACCTACAAGATGATTAA ACACTGCCTGCTGCAGTCCATAAAGCACATCCAGATCCTGCGGGACCAACTGGTGGCTGAAGGCAAGAAGATTTCCTATCAGAGCCGGGTCAAGGACGAGCCTGCCTACTACTGCAACGAATGTGAC GTGGAGGTGTTCAATTTGTTGTTTGTGACGAGCGAATCGAGCAGCAGGAAGACGTACGTGGTTCACTGTGAGGACTGTGCCCGTCAGCGTAGCCCCAACCTGACCAACGTGGTGGTGCTGGAGCAGTACCGCACAGAGGAGCTCATGAACGCATACGACTCCTTCAGCCTG GCGTCCTCCCGGTGA